A region from the Oncorhynchus clarkii lewisi isolate Uvic-CL-2024 chromosome 8, UVic_Ocla_1.0, whole genome shotgun sequence genome encodes:
- the LOC139415208 gene encoding large ribosomal subunit protein mL66-like: MAARCVLGSIWTSLSGVKSVASSSNMSVFQSITNYPQLSVFGIIQSRGIRQVVEKKEGKTTIIEGLTQDTPTGPQPPNPTAQCPIYRWNLQNKYNYTDVLLLSQFIRSDGGMLPRRVTGLCAQEHRKIAICVQMAHRAGLLPDHKPPLPEGHVPKKPKPQLNRYLTRWSIDSVKPIYRAGLKWCKNRISVGHPALRNNVQYGKKILYLKH; encoded by the exons ATGGCAGCGCGCTGTGTGCTGGGGTCTATTTGGACCTCTCTATCTGGTGTTAAAAGTGTGGCCAGCAGCAGCAATATGAGTGTCTTTCAGAGTATAACCAATTACCCTCAACTCTCGGTTTTTGGAATTATTCAAAGTAGAGGAATTCGACAAG tcgTGGAAAAGAAAGAAGGCAAAACAACAATA ATTGAAGGGTTAACACAGGATACTCCAACCGGACCACAGCCACCCAACCCCACAGCCCAGTGCCCCATCTACCGATGGAACCTGCAGAACAAATACAACTACACA GATGTCCTGTTGCTCAGTCAGTTCATCAGGTCTGATGGAGGAATGCTGCCTCGTAGAGTCACTGGTCTCTGTGCCCAAGAGCACCGCAAGATCGCCATCTGTGTGCAAATGGCGCATAGAGCAG GTCTTCTCCCCGATCACAAACCACCTCTCCCAGAGGGACACGTACCAAAGAAGCCCAAGCCCCAGCTCAACAG ATACCTGACTCGCTGGTCCATTGATTCGGTGAAGCCCATCTATAGGGCagggctgaagtggtgtaaaaaTCGCATCTCTGTCGGCCACCCAGCTCTCAGAAACAATGTGCAATACGGCAAGAAAATCCTCTACCTGAAACATTGA